In the Mytilus galloprovincialis chromosome 10, xbMytGall1.hap1.1, whole genome shotgun sequence genome, one interval contains:
- the LOC143049765 gene encoding uncharacterized protein LOC143049765: protein MATDKSESLHLYKSLCQKIGSEQVVRVRRLTYTIGDIGSDSRLKQISSGSKGEGLKTKGSDMDLMYIFPIIKVYESARDIVPSNMSYPVVMDTEDVSPCFTKLRLIFNDPNIYSKSIQKIVHIDSFGKYFLSNKLFKMLFLGPNVKIHGPCLSDHNDVFDIAFVLQCNQWISTAQPWITRSRGTWPSPDIISKITSCGVFFVPIGYKGSVNEEEEWRISFSIAEKFLIFSFNHTQLLCYALLKIVLKEIVEKQEDLKGLLCSYFLKTLMFWIIEESHTYTWRPDNIISCFKACLQRLIYCIQYSTLLHYFVPDNNLFYLRFNSLSKHKLISILDTLYQQQQGFHWLALSETLSDYPRLTNHSSINEHIMEYIEVLKRPDPRNEHKVLLCHMLHYSRTDLSVGLFTFFFANALKNFPETQQKPYKLNNKVQYYKYKYDISHLLIGVQSDAVSGWMKLASYFYVKKNYKTALLLTDYSLWKCTDEKIDSSVVYNPFRKAKMYWNQNQEYVMKLTKHWKLYTVLKMLVLQGITFTIESPFIPPELQMEVAKFPVQFSCEFPPKQFAHFLHFLCYFHLHDLTSCTYALHQLEQTSSECHRIGTRIYAFICLGIAYQMIGDTSLSRQQFYLADHMRQKLGHY, encoded by the coding sequence ATGGCAACAGATAAAAGTGAATCATTACATCTTTACAAATCCTTGTGTCAGAAGATTGGATCTGAACAGGTGGTGAGAGTAAGGCGGCTAACTTACACAATTGGTGACATAGGAAGTGACTCAAGATTAAAACAAATCTCTAGTGGAAGCAAAGGTGAAGGACTTAAAACAAAAGGCAGTGACATggatttaatgtatatttttccTATTATAAAAGTTTATGAATCAGCTAGAGATATTGTTCCTTCAAATATGTCTTATCCTGTTGTTATGGATACAGAGGATGTATCTCCATGTTTCACAAAGCTACGTCTTATCTTCAATGATCCAAATATATACAgtaaatcaatacaaaaaatagtgcatattgatagttttggtaaatattttctttCCAATAAATTATTTAAGATGCTATTTCTTGGACCAAATGTAAAAATACATGGGCCATGTTTATCTGACCATAATGATGTTTTTGACATTGCATTCGTTCTTCAATGTAATCAATGGATATCTACGGCACAACCTTGGATAACTAGATCGCGTGGGACCTGGCCTTCGCCAGATATTATTTCCAAAATAACCTCCTGCGGTGTTTTCTTTGTTCCAATTGGGTATAAAGGGTCAGTGAATGAGGAGGAAGAGTGGCGAATATCATTTTCAATTGCAGAAAAATTCCTCATATTTTCGTTCAACCATACCCAATTATTATGCTATGCTTTGTTGAAGATTGTACTCAAAGAAATAGTAGAAAAGCAGGAAGATTTGAAAGGTTTACTGTGCTCATATTTCTTAAAAACACTGATGTTTTGGATTATAGAGGAATCACATACCTACACCTGGAGGCCTGACAACATCATCTCATGTTTCAAGGCATGTTTACAAAGACTTATTTATTGTATACAATATTCAACtttattacattattttgttCCCGACAATAATTTATTCTATTTACGATTCAATTCTTTGAGCAAACATAAATTGATCAGCATCCTGGATACTTTATACCAGCAACAGCAAGGATTTCATTGGTTAGCATTATCAGAGACTTTGTCTGATTATCCCAGATTAACTAATCATTCATCAATAAATGAACATATCATGGAATACATAGAAGTACTTAAAAGACCTGATCCAAGAAATGAACATAAAGTTCTACTTTGTCATATGCTACATTATTCCAGAACTGATTTATCTGTAGgtttatttacctttttttttgcaaatgcaTTAAAGAATTTTCCAGAGACACAACAAAAACCTTACAAATTAAACAACAAAGTCCAATACTATAAGTACAAATATGACATCAGTCATCTGTTGATAGGTGTACAATCAGATGCAGTATCTGGATGGATGAAATTAGCATCATATTTTTATGTTAAGAAAAACTATAAAACAGCTTTACTTCTAACAGATTATTCTTTGTGGAAGTGCACAGATGAAAAAATAGATAGTTCAGTAGTATATAACCCGTTTCGTAAAGCAAAAATGTATTGGAATCAGAATCAGGAATATGTGATGAAACTAACAAAGCATTGGAAACTTTACACAGTACTTAAAATGCTGGTTCTTCAGGGCATTACATTTACTATCGAGTCACCATTTATTCCACCAGAACTACAAATGGAAGTAGCAAAATTTCCTGTTCAATTTTCTTGTGAATTTCCACCAAAACAATTTGCACATTTCCTTCATTTCCTGTGTTACTTTCACTTACATGatcttacatcatgtacatatgcTTTACATCAACTAGAACAAACAAGTTCAGAATGTCATAGAATTGGCACTAGAATATATGCCTTTATATGTCTTGGCATAGCTTATCAGATGATCGGTGATACCAGCTTATCAAGACAACAGTTCTACTTAGCTGACCATATGAGACAGAAACTGGGACACTACTAG